In the Fusarium falciforme chromosome 6, complete sequence genome, CAGCCAAGCCTGGAAGACGTAGGCCATCTCGTTCATGCTTCCAACCACCAACGCCCTTTCTTCGTTATCGTCCTTGCAGATTTCATGAGCCCAGGCAAAGGTCAATCCACTGATGCCTCCACCGATACCGATAAGGATGAAGCAAGCCCACTTCCATCCGTCAGGGATATTCCACGCCGCCAGACTCGAGTAAAAGACTGTGAGCAAAGTGCCGGAGAACAGAATCGGCTGCCATCTGCTACCTCGGAAGACGGAATCAGAAAACCAGGCATACATCAGAGTCGTAATGACAGCCACGGCGGACTGAATCGTCGGGTAAGTGTTGACGTGAGAAATGCTGTATCCCTCACCCTTCAGCCAAAGCTGGAAGGCAGGCTGGGCCATACCACCGCAGCCATTGTTGAAAAGGATGTACAAGAGAGTAAGAAGGTAAATATGCCAGCTGGCAAagatcttcttgaccttgtcccAAGTGAAAGGGGCGCGGTTCGCTCTTCCTTCTAGCTCCATGCGTCTCTTCGCGAGGGTGATATCGTCCTTGGTGAAATACCAAGATTTGGTGATTTCAGGCACGTcgggaaagaaaaagaagccaGCCACAGCGATAGGCAACGAAATAACAGTGTCAATGATAAAAAGCCACTGCCAGCCGTGAAAGCCATGAACGCCATCGAGGCGGTACACAGACGCCATGAGGTATCCTGAGAACATGCTGCCAATGTTGCCGGTAGCATGGAAGATGCACGAGCGCTTGGCAAGTTCATCTTTTCTGTACCATGATCCAATAATGTATTGCATTCCTGAGAGGCCACTATGTTAGCATTTTGACATCATGATATGATGAGATGATGTTGTGttgattattatagataaagcCCGGCCTTGTGTAAGATGGAGATGTCATTGAGAGATAAGGAAGGAAGCCCGGCcattgatgggataactgcgCCGACAGATAGTACTGCATACCTGGGTAGAATGTGCTCTCTGCCAGGCCAATAAAGAAGCGGAGGGCGTAGAGCTGTTGGACATTGGTGcacttggccatgatgatggtcaaGACGGACCAAGTGACCTCGCAAGCGGGGATCCAGATGGATGGTCGAACTCGTGTGAG is a window encoding:
- a CDS encoding MFS domain-containing protein, producing the protein MSAPYDDKDAGRDNASSKSEPSATVVVRGNESDSDDGLPPKTWRSYIWDTLDKSPEERKFLFKLDAVILTFASLGYFIKNLNQININNAFVSGMKEDLNMNGNELNYMQTLWTVGYVIGEIPSNLLLTRVRPSIWIPACEVTWSVLTIIMAKCTNVQQLYALRFFIGLAESTFYPGMQYIIGSWYRKDELAKRSCIFHATGNIGSMFSGYLMASVYRLDGVHGFHGWQWLFIIDTVISLPIAVAGFFFFPDVPEITKSWYFTKDDITLAKRRMELEGRANRAPFTWDKVKKIFASWHIYLLTLLYILFNNGCGGMAQPAFQLWLKGEGYSISHVNTYPTIQSAVAVITTLMYAWFSDSVFRGSRWQPILFSGTLLTVFYSSLAAWNIPDGWKWACFILIGIGGGISGLTFAWAHEICKDDNEERALVVGSMNEMAYVFQAWLPLLIWKTTEAPQYPKGYATMVAFAIAMAATAIAIRYLHRRELVAKRVAAAVGES